A region of the Nothobranchius furzeri strain GRZ-AD chromosome 13, NfurGRZ-RIMD1, whole genome shotgun sequence genome:
TGTATTTGAATGTTTTAACTTAATATACATCAGCAATATTTTGCatgcacccacgcacacacacacacacacacacacacacacacacacacatgcacgcacacacacactcacgcatgcgcgtacgcacacacacacattcttgtatttgtaCCCATGTTAGGACTTTGTATTACATTCATTTCAGtgagtccactatgcctaacccaaacccttaccctaaccagtgtattcctaaagttatgtgtaacaaaaactcaattcacatTTTATCTGTAAACCTCACCCCTAGGGAGTACCCCGTATTTGGACCGGGTTTGGGTCCTAACAAAGACCATCGGTCGTAAGAAGGTTAGTAAATATCCCAAATCTGGTCTTCACAAGGGTACAAATacaagcccacacacacacacgtgcaggcatgaatacacacacacacacacacacacacacacacacacacacacgcacacacacacacacacgcacgcacacacacacacacacacacacacacacacacacacacacacacacacacacgcacacgcacacacgtatgcgcacacacacacacatgtacgcatgCAAGtaagcacacatacacatgcacgcacacacacacacacatgcatgcacgggtgcatgcacacatgcatgtagctgtgcacacacacacgcacacatgcacatgcgcacacacacacacacacacacacacacacacacacacacacacacacacacgtacacatgcacacacacacacacgaacgcatGCAAGtaagcacacatacacatgcacgcacgcacatgcgcacacacacacacacacacacacaaacgcatgcaagtacgcacacatacacatgcatgcacgcacacacacatgcatgcacgggtaaatacacacatgcatgaacctgtgcactcacacacacacacacatgcgcacacacacacacacacacacacacacacacacacacacacacgcgcacacatgcacacacatgcacacacacatgcacttatgtacgcgcacacacacacacctcgacaAAATTTTTGAAGATGAAATTCTGCGGCTGCATTTTTATCGAGGAAATTTTTGCCAGTGAAGTTAAAATATTCAAGTCATGTTCTGGTGAGACTGTATTTCTTCTATACAATTTCTAAAAGGGTTTCTATACGTTGGTGAATGTTCATTCTTATGGCTGCAGTTTTATTTTTCTCATTCAgcaagacaaaaacatcagaaataCGTTTTTTTAAGTACGTTATTATATCTCTTTGAGAGAAACTGCATCGCCAGGTCAGAGCTGTACAAGAATCAAAACAACATTTCTCTTTCAATCACAGCCTCCTGCCAACACATGACAGCTTTGCCTCATTTTCTAAAGTAACAGTATAGATGTTTTTTTTAGCTTTAGTGGTAACCATAGTTACATAAGTGGTCCTTCTCCTTGAACCACCACCGTATTATGAGGGAGGGTTTTGAGCACTATGGTGAACCCAGGAGCCACGTTGTCCCTGCTTGGGTCTCCTATAGCAGGGATATATATGTCCCAGAAGGACACCGGGGCCCTGACCTGGAGCCAGGTATGAGGTTGGGGCGCATGTgtgagcacctggtggccagATGTTTGCCCATCTAAGAACAGAGAGAAAAAAAGGAATTTTCAGAGTTGTTTTCTTCGTTGTTACCGATAGTTTTTAATTGGTCTTGTTAAATGAATTATCTGGATTATTTTttaatctgatggcaccatctagtggctgatgaGCGTATCACACCAAGACTTTGTTTAACCAGTATTTACGGCCGAAATCAACACCTCTAGTTCACGAACACGCTCCTCTAGCCAACAGAGCTAACACATCGTTTTACCGTTGTTCTTATGTGATGTGCTTTCATATTGTATATCTTAAAGACTTGTCCATGAGAAAGATCGCAACGCTGCATCTACGAGGCAGCTACGTCCTAATGCTCAAGCACGCTCTGTGATGGACGTCTGTATGCTAGCAGTAAAGAGAAGAGCTAAGCGCCTGCCCTGTAACTAGAGGGTTGAATGTTcacgcccagctcagtctgttgcAGCCGTCTTGTCTTTGGGCGAGAAGCTTCTTgcgtgctggtggtggtcagaggggccgctgTTAGTGAGCCCCATGGCAGCCATGGCTACAGCTCATCACCtctggtgtgtgaatgtgtgtgaatggaagaATGATATACTGCAGTGTAAAGctatttggagtcctctgactctgaaaggcgctatacaagtaagGGCCATTTATCATTGTCATTTAAACAGACCAGTGCAGCCTTTCATAGTAGCTCTAAACCCAGACTGGAACACCTCAGAACGTCGATAACCTAAAAGAAACATTGGTAGTAATGTAATGAAAAACACATAAAATCCCATTAAATAACCTGGTTAGTTTGAAAATTAATAACTACCTTGTGTATTTCTGTTTCTTTGAGTAGAATTTGCTTAATATAGACGAAGTGAGTTAGATTTCGgggaaaaatgattttttttttacacacaatgcatattttaaacatgtttaggcCGTACAGTAAAGGGTTAAAATTTGGCCGACAAGTTATAAAGTACAGCGATAACAAAATCCCCAACACTGACGGAACAGCGTCCATGTTGAACCACCTCTGGACTGTTTCAAAGACACAGCCGATGCACAGGTGGAGCAGAGAGGCCAGGTGAGGCGTGCAGGTGCTGACGGCTTTCTGTCGGATCTGTTTGGATCCATTCTTCTTCCAACTCTtgtagagtacagatgcttttttcctcctctcttccctatcttttcccaaggctctttgtctgtctttgggtgtacggagcttctacattttttctggaaactggaaattattaaaaatggacctggtcagttggtcactcaacgcgattgacaaaattttctcaacgatgagaacgggagaaagggccctcccgggtgcccctctgggactgaTTCAGTTggtcacatcatggactcctggaaacagtggaacctgatttgcctatctcagctgtctgaaaAGGAttttgaagacgtctggatatttgtggtgtcagtgtcaggtttcctgctctttggccttggaggttacctgacttaccggaaaattaacgagctgtcgaggaatactggctcactcccggagctcagagatggattgcacctcgctgagaattcacagactcacataattgtcgagatgagtcgtaagcttggaactttggctgagattcatgcgttggcacaaaagatggatgcgatcaaggagcgagtggacgaatcagcacggattgggatggattaatctacaccattattggattttgagaggttgaggaccagcggaactctgagacagagaagaaattatctctgtttggccccaaaacaatttcttatctgaatctggtgcccttgagcctgtgaggttgaaacgaatacccccccccccccctcctctcagaaaaaatgtagaatgctgctgtcgccatggcaactctgtctccctatcctggCCAGGGCTGGACTgtgagctgtgaaggccgctgaatcgttccaggagtcactgtgctctgtaaacccaacaacctcccacccctttccagactgaggtgaagagcgctgcttatcgcgcctgcaggcactgacgtgtggagagtcccaaaccctccaccccacctagtggacacttatgttgtgtaatgtctgaggtgttttttttttccatagcaaagctgccctctctgtggagggtaactctaaagtaggggttgcatgacttagggcctgtccacacgtagccggggatctgccaaaacgtagaaaaatatctacattttggcctgtcttcCACACGACAACGGAGTTTATTCACACGAAAActaatctttttaaaaactccggccaaagtgaagatctgcgttttctccgttttgggtgtctgcgtgtggacagacaaaaccggaattttaaggtccgcaacgtcactttccgcgacaaaaaaatgctgacatcacgtgtgcgacctgtgtttacgctagccgacagcatggatgccctcagagctgcgctcgctttatcaattgtccaagcgctttttgcttgtttgtttttgcaagcggaattactgctccttgtggaagaccacagacgaaggacgaggttaagaacgggggaagttttGGAGTTTGTGATGACATAGAATCACAGTTGTTTTGCTGACATGTGAATTCTGGGtaattttgtgacttcctgttgatgCCATGTGACGGAGAGCCATGTCTGTGATCAGAGGTGATTAAGGCTGTGGGAAGCAGGCAGTGAGGTGGACCTTCACACGTCTCCTGATGATCGAGAAGCTTTATTTGAAGCTGTGCGTCCAGCTGCAGACTAACTAGATGTTGATGGCTGTGCTGTGACACTACCTGAGGATGAGAGTTAACTCTACTCGAGTTTTAGATTTCAGTCTGACTGCCTACTTTGATTCTAATGGTTTGAATTATTTCTACTTTTCTGTCATATTGTTCCTGTACGTGTTAATCATTGGTTGTAATGTTCTGCTCATCGTGGTGATCTGTGTGAACAGGACTCTACATGAACCCATGTACATGTTTCTGTGCAGCCTGTTTGTGAATGAGCTGTATGGAAGTACAGGCTTGCTTCCCTCCCTGCTGATTCAGCTTCTCTCTGATGTTCACACCATTTCTGCTCCTCTCTGTTTCCTGCAGATCTACTGTGTGTACACCTATGCTCATATTGAGTTCTGTAACCTGGCTGTCATGTCCTATGACCGATACCTGGCCATCTGCTTTCCTCTGCAGTACCGCTCACTCATGACTCCTTCAAAGATCATGAAGCTTATTGTGCTAACGTGGCTCTTCCCTCTGATTGAATTTGCTGTTGGAATCGTTCAGATCGCATTTCTGCAGCTGTGTGGAAACATGATTAACAAAGTTTACTGTGACAGCTTTTCCATCATTAAGCTGTCCTGCTCCTACTCCACAAACAGCATCTTCATAGGAATCGTCTACATGCTGACAGTCATCCTGGGAATTATCCTTCTGATCGTCTACACGTATGTGAAAATCCTCCGAGTGTGTTTTTCTGGGTCCAAACAGATCCGGCAGAAGGCCGTCAGCACCTGCACGCCTCACCTGGCCTCTCTGCTCAACTTCTCCTTTGGCTTTTTCTTTGATATGTTTCAGAGCAGGTTTGACGTGAGtgcagttcccaacatgctgcgaGTCCTTTTATCGTTATATTTCCTCACATGTCAGCCTCTGTTCAACCCTCTGCTTTACGGACTCAACATGTCAAAAATACGACGCGTGATTCAGCTCTTTGTTTTAGGAAAACCGTGAAACCGCTTGTTTTAGTCCTACTGTGTTTCTAAATAAACCTTTTTGATGAACTACTTGATTTTCTGTCATGTGGAGCTCCATCAGATCCTCAGCATGTTTGTGGATTCACTTCAGCTGAATTCTGCTTTTGTCAGGAAGTTTGGATAAACTGCAAACCCTGGCAAAGGAAATGTGAAACATGGAAAGGGTTTTTTCCAACCAGCTTTTTCAGTTATAGAAAATTAATGATACAGTGTCATCAGAATATGAGATTATTTAGACATCGAGTTTATGAGATTGAATTTTTACTCTGTTGAAATTATGTATTTGAATGTTTTAACTTAATATACATCAGCAATATTTTGCatgcacccatgcacacacacacgcacgcacacacacacacacacacacacacacacacacacacacacacacacacacacacacacacacatgcatgcacactcacacacacgcacgcatgcgcgcacacacacacacacattcttgtatttgtaCCCATGTCAGGACTTTGTatttcattcattttagtgagtccactatgcctaacccaaacccttagcctaaccagtgtattcctaaagttatgtgtaacaaaaactcaattcacatTTTATCTGTAAACATCACGCCTAGGGAGTACCCTGTATTAGGACCGGGTTTGGGTCCTAACAAAGACCATCGGTCGTAAGAAGGTTAGTAAATATCCCAAATCCGGTCTTCACAAGGGTACAAATACAagcccacacagacacacacacacacgtacaggcatgaatccacacacacacacacacacacacacacacacacacatgcacgcacgcacgcacacacacacacacacatgcacgcatgcacacacacacacgaacgcatGCAAgtacgcacacatacacatgcacgcacacacacatgcatgcatgggttcatgcacacatgcatgtacTTGTGCACAcgaacacatgcacatgcacgcacagacATTTCCAAACAGCTGCAAGGAAAAACTCATGGATATGACAGATAAAACGACAAGAAAGGCACCTAACCACGCTGCTGCTACCAGAACGGCAACTTTTTTCACCGTCATCAGTGTGTTATACTGCAGAGGATGACAGATGGACAGATATCTGTCATAAGACATGATGGCTAAGTTATTAAACTCTACAGTTAAGTAAGTATGAAGACCACAAACCTGCAGGAAATAAAGAGGAGCAGAAATGGTGTGAACATCAGAGAGAAGCTGAATCAGCAGGAAGGGAAACAAACCTGTACTTCCATACAGCTCATTCACAAACAGGCTGCACAGGAACATGTACATGGGTTCATGCAGAGTCCTGTTCACACAgatagctgatatttggttgttcgtcctgacacgtgctgctggtgaactgtataatgtttgtagccagtttatgaagaagttcccaaaaccaaatttatgtaaagttgcaaataagaacttccagttaactctatcaaaagccttttctgcatctagagataatatactagtttctatgtttctactgtaagagaaatctatcaaattaagtaatctacgtgagtttgtggatgactgtctacccttaatgaaaccagtttggtcagggtgtattatgaagggggttaccttctctaatctttttgccagggctttacaaattattttgagataaacattaataagggaaattgggcgatagctggtaggaaatgcagggtctttgcctggttttaacaagagactaataatggctgaattcatgttcggctataatctgccgctctcttcgatttccctcaccattctgaggaatgttggagccagaatgatccagaattattTGTAgagctctgctggaaacccgtctggacctggagctttcctgttAGGCAtggatttcagagactttttgacGCAGACAAATTTGTCCTCCGCCCTTCCGTccagtcaccacctctaaactgaCATTTCCCATAATTTCCTGACACGAATAACAtttttgctgcatatctttttatTCCTTCAATCACAGGTGTATTAAGACATTCTTCAATGCTCCGTGTTTGCCGCTAGATTTGTTCGGTTTACTGAACTTCTGAATTTTGCTTTTTCGGTAAAAAAAGGCCCTCTAAAGACACTTCTTCCACAAAAAACTTAAGATGGGAAAACTATCCCTTTAGCAACTAAGGAACATCTACAGAGCTGGGATCGAGGGCATCTACTTCACCATGACTATGTGGTATGACAGCTGTCTTGGGATCGGTATGACTTTTATAATAAATACAATAACAGTGTTCCTTAAGTCAAAGTTTGAACTGATAAAAATCTGCCTCAGTGTGTTTTATTGCTACTATAAATCAATACAGATTCATTTAAGATGTTGTTGATGAGAAAGCACACTAGTCAGATTCATGTTTGGTTTTTACATTCAGAATCAGGTTGTGACAAGCGTTCTtaatttttgacattttcaggCCGTACAGCACAGAATTAAAGAGAGGCTGGACCGTTAGGAAGTACAACGAGAGAAAAATACGCAGGACGTTGGGCAGGAAGCTCATGTTGAATCTGCTCTGAGAAACCTCAAAGCTGCAACCAAAAGAAAAGTTCAAAATGGAGGCCAGGTGAGGCGTGCAGGTGCTGACGGCTCTCTGTCGAGTCTGACTGGATCCAGAAAAACACACAACAAAAATCTTAATGTAGGTGTAAAGATTTATAAGTAAAGCAGCAAGGATCGTGCTGAAAGTAGCACAGAGGCCATAAATGTTGATCAGAGCGGTGTCTGAACAGGCCAGTTTGACCACAAAGTGCATGTCACAGTAGACCTTGTTGATGCTGTTCCCACAAAGCTTCAAAGGGGAAATCAGAGACAACGAGACAAACATCGCACAACTGGGATACAACCAGCTCACAGCAACGAGCCAGAAGATCTTTGTTGTTGTCATCCTGCTGTTGTACTGCAGAGGGTGGCAGATAGCCAGGTACCTGTCGTACGACATGACGGCCAGGCTTAAAAACTCTACAGCCCCGTACGAGTGAACAATAAAAACCTGCAGGAGACAGAGAGGAGCAGAAATGGTGTGAAGGTCAGAGAGAGTCTGAATCAGCAGGAAGGGAAACAAGCCTGCACTTCCATACAGCTCATTCACAAACAGGCTGCACAGAAACATGTACATGGGTTCATGTAGAGTCCTGTTCACACAGATGACCACGATGAGCAGAACGTTACAACCAAGGAGTAAAACGTACAAAATGAAAAGTATCACAAAGTACAAGTATTTTCAAAGAAAACCTCAGAATAAAATATGAAACCTGTGTTGAATTCGTCATGATCTCCTTCAGCTGCAGAAGATCTTACCTCCTCTCTCTGGCTTGAGCTCCTAGTGTAAACTATTAATCATCAGAGTTCAGCTGAAGCTCCAACACAACCACCAGTAATCAGTAAAAGCCTCAAAGTCACAAAGTCAGTATAAAAGCTAGATGTATGGTATGGTGCGGTGCGGTATGGTATGGTGCGGTGTGGTGCTGTACGGTGAGGTGTGGTatggattggtatggtatggtacggtatggtatggtatggtgcagtgcggtgtggtatagtatggtatggtgcggtgcggtatggtatggtatggcatggtatggtatggtatggcatggtatggtatggtatggtatggtgcagTGCGGtgcggtatagtatggtatggcatggtatggtgcggtgcggtatggtatggtatggcatggtatggtatggtatggtgcagTGCAGtgctgtgtggtgtggtgtggtatggattggtatggtatggtatggtatggtatggtgcggtGCGGTGCAGTGCGGtgcggtatagtatggtatggtatggtgcggtGCAGtgctgtgtggtgtggtgtggtatggattggtatggtatggtgcggtGCAGTGCGGtgcggtatagtatggtatggtatggtgcggtgcggtatggtatggtatggtgcggtGCAgtgcggtatggtatggtatggtatggcatggtatggtatggtatggtacgatatggtatggtatggtatggtgcagTGCAGtgcggtatagtatggtatggtatggtatggcatggtatggtatggtatggtacgatatggtatggtatggtatggtgcggtGCGGtgcggtatggtatggcatggcatggtatggtatggtatggtatggtatggcatggtgcgGTGCGGTGCGCTGCTGTacagtgtggtgtggtatggattggtatggtatggtgcggtgcggtatggtgtggtatggtatggtatggtgtggtgtggtgctgtgtggtatggtgtggtgtggtatggattGGTATGGTATCAAAAACTGGCTTCACCTGTGTGGACGGTCACTTTACTGGCTGTAGAGAAGCTGGGGTTTGAGATTGAGGATGAGCAACAACAACCAGGTGTAACGACACGTAATGGCCTGGttttaagactcacaggtcagatacacagcctgggtcaccttgcccAGGCTACTACTCCAATCTGCAATAGAGTCCTTCACAGGAGACAAAGTCTGCTACCACTCCTTTAATATATGCAGCTGTCTGCTTATCTGACTGCTATTCCATCCACAGCAAGAAGAGGacatttcaagatttaaaagaatcgttTAAATAAACTCTACTGCTAATCATCAAGGGTCATTATAactgtgtttaattactgaaatgaattattattctttggttaataattatttatgataatcagtaatgtttaactatGACAAGAATCATGTGCACTTAGTCAGCTCACCCAGGTCACAGTAACTaagttaaaggtaactgcactcacatgatcTCTTCCCATAACACCAGAAGCACACCTCCTGAAGATAGAAAGTTCTGGTGTTATGAGAAGAGATCttctctgaccaccagcaggcaaggtggattaaaTGCCTTGCTCATGGACACAACAGCACTTTCTATTGGAAGCCGGGATCGATCCTgctaccttccaattactggacaacccgaccTCCTGGGCTACTGCTGTACCACAACGTAGCAACAGAAGATGAACTGATGTCTATAaacatcagcacacacacacacacacacacacacacacacacacacgcacgcacgcacgcacacacacacacacacacacacacacacaggcacaatcAATAAATCATCAAGTGACTCTGTGATGATGACATCACATCTCTGAGGTGGGAGGAACCTGGAAGGGTTAAAGGCAGCAGAAGGCAGATTAAATGTTGAGTTATTGCTCTTCTGCGTTCCTGATCTCTAGTTTTCACACGACTTTGGTCTCAAACAGGCGTTTACTGACTACTGAAGGTTGGGTTGGAGCTTCAGCTGAACTCAGATGATTATTAGTTTACTCTAGGAGCTCAGACCCGAGAAAGGAGGTAACAAGTTAAGAGATGATGAATTCAACACAGGTTTCATATTTTATTCTGAGCGATTACATCGACGCCAAGCTGTTGAAATACTTCATCTTTGTGTTGCTTTTCTTTGTGTACGTTCTGATCGTTGGTTGTAACGTTCTGCTCATCGTGGTCATCTGTGTGAACAGGACTCTACATGAACCCATGTACATGTTTCTGTGCAGCCTGTTTGTGAATGAGCTGTATGGAAGTACAGGCTTGTTTCCCTTCCTGCTGATTCAGCTTCTCTCTGATGTTCACACCATTTCTGCTCCTCTCTGTTTCCTGCAGATCTTCTGTGTTTGTACTTACGGAGCTGTGGAGTTCAGTAACTTAACCATCATGTCTTATGACCGCTACATGGCCATCTGTTATCCTTTGCATTATTACACACAGATAACGAAGACGAAAGCTGGAGTCTGTATAGCAGCAGCCTGGGTAACGTCATTCCTTTTGGTTGTTACGACCACATCCATGAGTTTCTCCTTGCAGCTGTGTGGAAACATCATGAACAGAGTTTACTGCAACAACTACTCTGTGGTGAAACTAGCCTGTTCTGACACTACAGTTAATAATATTTATGGACTAATTATTTCTGCCTTGGGTCTCTTTGTCCCGGTGGTTCTGATCATCTACACCTACATGAGGATCCTTAAAGTGTGTTTTTCTGGATCCAAACAGACCCGACAGAAAGCCGTCAGCACCTGCACGCCTCACCTGGCTTCCCTGCTCAACTACACCTTTGGTTTTTGTTTTGATGTGATTCAGAGCAGGTTTGACATGTCAGGAGTTCCTAACGTTGTAAGAATATTTTTATCTTTGTACTTTCTAACATGTCAGCCTCTTTTGAACCCTCTGATGTACGGCCTGCACCTGTCTAAAATACGCAGCCTGTGGAAAAAGTTGTTTTGTACCAAGTGGAGGTAACAGCATCAGCTTTGATCTGACTGACTGATGATGCTTTTGACATGTTCACACAGCACTGATGTTATTTTGTATCTGATaagttattaaaataataataaaaccacCTTTAAACTGCTGAAAGTTTAAACCTCTTTCTTTAGCATTCTTCTTAAAGCTACAATGTTCAAAACAAGttagtgtagcgtcatgaatgtcctgtttttgacctaaaggtcatgatctgctgcgtctgctcgagcagagacataaagtctctgacagcctaatctacatgagatagtggccaaggtctctcacgcactctgctcatctgaactgcttcacctctgttacagcgaagatgaagacgaagaactattttgataaacacataatcaacaactttgttattacccaatcaatcgatcaatcaatcaatcaatcaatcaatcaatcaatcaatcaatcaatcaatcaatcaatcaatcaatcaatcgaacctttattaatcccagagggaaattagagtttcagtacacacatttcatagatcaggcatacatgggcaagacacatgacaagaattggtgactgtggtcattcgcaaccctgagtcgcgctaccttaatagagataagagggttacatgaggattggttcaggtggagggaaaaaaaggcacttcagagttaccctccacagggagggcagctttgctatgcaaaaaaacacctcaacaaatatgcaacagacttcagacaacacaacataacatgagactccaataggaaggcggggggggggggggggggggggggcgctgtttcccccagcgagagcagccatctacggcgctcatctgcTGTACAGTCACAGATGGGagtgagatcttgggagaagtgaagagcacattgactcctacggattgatgacctcgccaggcttaagtccaccaatccgaaggcgggggtggggggtaggtcgggttttcacagcatctgtctgatttccttcgtggggggttgtattcagataacaagaatttgtttgggtcaggctgagataattttcctctctgccttcagtctttaaccctctggggtccagggtgtaattt
Encoded here:
- the LOC139062427 gene encoding uncharacterized protein encodes the protein MNSAIISLLLKPGKDPAFPTSYRPISLINVYLKIICKALAKRLEKVTPFIIHPDQTGFIKGRQSSTNSRRLLNLIDFSYSRNIETSILSLDAEKAFDRVNWKFLFATLHKFGFGNFFINWLQTLYSSPAARVRTNNQISAICVNRTLHEPMYMFLCSLFVNELYGSTGLFPFLLIQLLSDVHTISAPLYFLQVCGLHTYLTVEFNNLAIMSYDRYLSICHPLQYNTLMTVKKVAVLVAAACCLEMSVRACACVRVHKYMHDSQHVGNCTHVKPALKHIKEKAKGEVEQRGQVRRAGADGLLPDLFGPRKTHSEDFHIRVDDQKDNSQDDCQHVDDSYEDAVCGVGAGQLNDGKAVTRKADGQVSVIGHDSQVTELNMSIGVHTVDLQETERSRNGVNIREKLNQQGGKQACTSIQLIHKQAAQKHVVSQHSHQHLVSLQLDAQLQIKLLDHQETCEGPPHCLLPTALITSDHRHGSPSHGINRKSQNYPEFTCQQNNCDSMSSQTPKLPPFLTSSFVCGLPQGATPKTEKTQIFTLAGVFKKISFRVNKLRCRVEDRPKYRQRALGKDREERRKKASVLYKSWKKNGSKQIRQKAVSTCTPHLASLLHLCIGCVFETVQRWFNMDAVPSVLGILLSLYFITCRPNFNPLLYGLNMFKICIVCKKKIIFPRNLTHFVYIKQILLKETEIHKVVINFQTNQVI
- the LOC129163932 gene encoding olfactory receptor 11A1-like; translation: MRVNSTRVLDFSLTAYFDSNGLNYFYFSVILFLYVLIIGCNVLLIVVICVNRTLHEPMYMFLCSLFVNELYGSTGLLPSLLIQLLSDVHTISAPLCFLQIYCVYTYAHIEFCNLAVMSYDRYLAICFPLQYRSLMTPSKIMKLIVLTWLFPLIEFAVGIVQIAFLQLCGNMINKVYCDSFSIIKLSCSYSTNSIFIGIVYMLTVILGIILLIVYTYVKILRVCFSGSKQIRQKAVSTCTPHLASLLNFSFGFFFDMFQSRFDVSAVPNMLRVLLSLYFLTCQPLFNPLLYGLNMSKIRRVIQLFVLGKP
- the LOC107379907 gene encoding olfactory receptor 10R2-like, whose protein sequence is MMNSTQVSYFILSDYIDAKLLKYFIFVLLFFVYVLIVGCNVLLIVVICVNRTLHEPMYMFLCSLFVNELYGSTGLFPFLLIQLLSDVHTISAPLCFLQIFCVCTYGAVEFSNLTIMSYDRYMAICYPLHYYTQITKTKAGVCIAAAWVTSFLLVVTTTSMSFSLQLCGNIMNRVYCNNYSVVKLACSDTTVNNIYGLIISALGLFVPVVLIIYTYMRILKVCFSGSKQTRQKAVSTCTPHLASLLNYTFGFCFDVIQSRFDMSGVPNVVRIFLSLYFLTCQPLLNPLMYGLHLSKIRSLWKKLFCTKWR